The genomic region TGTCCGTCGACTATCGGCTCACCCCCGGCGCGAACAGCGGCATCAAATATCGGGTGGCGCCTGGCACCGGTTCGGTCGGCCTCGAATATCAGCTTCTGGACGATGCACGGCATCCCGATGCCAAGATGGGCCGAGACGGTAATCGCACCCTCGCCGCCCTCTATGACCTGATCGCACCGCAGAATCTCCTCGACCCACCGAACCCGGGGAAGCGGATCAACCCGCCGGGCGAGTGGAACCGCGCGGTGATCGTCGTGCGCGGCAACCATGTCGAGCACTGGCTGAACGGCTTCAAGATGGTCGAGTTCGAACGCGGATCGCCGAAGTTCCGCCAAGCGGTCGCGCAGAGCAAGTTCGCCGGCCAGCAAGGCTTCGGCACCTGGGCCGAGAGCCCGATCCTTTTGCAGGACCACGGCGACCGGGTGGATTTCCGCTCGATCAAGATCCGTCAATTCTAGATCGGGGGGAAGAACGATGCTCGACCGTCGAACGATGATCAAGGGTGCCGGAGCCACGGTGGGCGTGGCGATGTCGGCGCGCAGCTATGGGCGGATCAAGGGAGCGAACGACCGCGTCCATGTCGCCGTCGTGGGCGTGAACGGCCGCGGACAGGCGCACATGAGCGCGTTTTCCAAACTGCCCAATGTTGCCGTCACCTACCTCGTCGATTGCGACAGCGCCGTGCTGGCGAAACGCGCCGCGGCCTCTGCCGAGCGCGGTTTCCCGGTGAAGACGGAGCGAGATTACCGACGCCTGCTCGACCGCAAGGTCGTCGACGTGGTCACCGTCGCAACCCCCGACTTCTCGCACGTGAAGATCGCCACCGACGCCATGGACGCAGGTCACCACGTCTATTGCGAGAAGCCGGTGGGCATCGCTCCCGCAGAGGGCGAGGCGATGATCGCGGTCCAGAAGCGTACCGGACGCAAGCTGCAGATCGGGAACCAGCAGCGTTCCAGTCCCGAGACGCGGCAGCTCGCAGAGCGGATCAAGGCCGGCGAACTCGGCCATGTCTATGAGGCGCAAGCATGGTACGGCATCGCGCGCAAGCCGATCGGGCGCGGCCGGCCAGTGCCGCCCCCTGCCAACCTCGATTGGGACCTGTGGCAAGGTCCGCGGCCGCGCGCGGCGTACCGGTCCAATCTCGTTCCCTACAACTGGCACTGGGTGTGGCAGTACGGAACGGGAGAGATCTGCAACAACGCCATGCACGAGATCGACGTCGCGCGCTGGCTGATGGGCCTCGCCTATCCCAAGGAGGTGGCTGCGCGCGGATCGCGCCAGTTCTTCACCAACGATGACTGGGAAATGTACGATGCGATGGCGCTCGACCTCGCCTATGAGGGCGACCGCATGATCCGCTGGGACGGGCAAAGCGGAAATGCGATGCCGCGCTTCGGCCGCGGTCGCGGCGTGCTGCTGCTCGGTACCAAGGGATCGGCCGTGGTCGACCGGAACGGGTTCGAGATCTACGATCGCGAAGGCAAGCAGACCCGCGCCGTTAGCGCCGCGGCGACAT from Sphingomonas sp. JUb134 harbors:
- a CDS encoding Gfo/Idh/MocA family protein; the encoded protein is MLDRRTMIKGAGATVGVAMSARSYGRIKGANDRVHVAVVGVNGRGQAHMSAFSKLPNVAVTYLVDCDSAVLAKRAAASAERGFPVKTERDYRRLLDRKVVDVVTVATPDFSHVKIATDAMDAGHHVYCEKPVGIAPAEGEAMIAVQKRTGRKLQIGNQQRSSPETRQLAERIKAGELGHVYEAQAWYGIARKPIGRGRPVPPPANLDWDLWQGPRPRAAYRSNLVPYNWHWVWQYGTGEICNNAMHEIDVARWLMGLAYPKEVAARGSRQFFTNDDWEMYDAMALDLAYEGDRMIRWDGQSGNAMPRFGRGRGVLLLGTKGSAVVDRNGFEIYDREGKQTRAVSAAATSETTGTVGEGVLDVYHAGNLVDVIRGKAASLNSPIEEAHISTTICHLGNMAYRTNRALTVEGATGRPSNAEAMKLWAVDYEPGWELKA